The Elusimicrobiota bacterium sequence AGTCTCGTTTTGTCATCGATGTGAGTGTTCCAGCTGGAACGCAGAAAATGGTGAGGGAAGTGTTGGAGAAGGCCTTGCCCGAAACGGATGGGTACGTGATAGAAATTGGATCTGCGGAACTTCTGGCGTCCGGCACCGGTTCTTCGATGCCTGTCGCCCTTTTCTTCGGTCTTCCGGTTTTGGAACCCACGTTGCTTTCGGCGGCGATTCTCGGAGTTATCCTAGGGCTTGTGTTCTTCCGTGATGATTTGCGGTCGCCGTCGGAGGCCTGGCGCTTCCTTAAAATGCGCGTTTCCGAATGGTTCTCACCGTCGCTCGGGCGATCGTTGGTTTCCCGTTGGGCTGGAGCGGGTGGTTTGGTCATCTTCCTGTTGTTGGTCCCGGGCAACGTGGACCTGTTCGCCGCCGGGGTTTTGCCTTTCTTGGCCCTGGGTATGAACGAAGCGGGTTCCCCGGCGCCCAAGCCGTTGGGCGAGCGGGTGGATTCGTTCATGGAGGGGTTGCGGGGCCACGAGGGGCCCGCTGTATTAAGGGCGGGCCTTGAGTTGGTCGGATCCTGCGGCGGGGTCATCGATGATCTGAGGACGGTCCGCAATGCGATCCGCGAAAATGCCGTTCGGAAAGCCGGTAGCGAATCCGGAGGAATGGCGGCGGTGGGGCAAATCAGCAAGATCGCGGAGGCTCGGTTGGTCCTCGCGGAAGTCAAACAGCTCCTCCGCCAATGGAGGAGAGAACTGAATCAAAACGGTGCGAAAATCATTTTCGACAAGGTTCTCGCACAACAGCAGGTGGATGCGCTGGGTAAAAAATGGTTGATTGTCCCGCTTCATGGCAACATGGAGACCGCTCCAGCCCACATGAGAAGAGATCTGGATCCTATCCACAACCTGGGACGTTTCCTCCTTAACCAAGCGATTGAGGCCATCACCGAAAGACAGGGGGAAGATAGAAAAAAAACGGATAGTTTGTTGAAGGAAGCTTTGAGCGACGTGGATTTTGCCGCCAAAGGAATCCTTCAAGCAAAATTCAGGACCCATTCGAAAGTTATGGTTTGGAACAATCTTCTCACGTTGGATCCTGCCCCTCTTATTGAAAAGGGGAAAAACTCGGGCGGTTTGGCCGCTGTCCTGCGATTCCCCGCTTCTTTGGGGGGCCACGCTTTGTTCGGCAGGGATTTCCTCACTCCGCTGTTTCTGGCCGCGGGGGCCAACCAGGGAGCGACGGATTATGTGCGGGCGCTCTTAAGGAGGCTCGGGGTTACTTGGGAGCCGAACCAGGTGGAGGTGGATCCTGCCCGGAACTGGCGAGATCCGAAAAAGGGGTTGTTCCTTTTAATCGCGGGGGAAATGTTCCGGGTTCTCCGGGCGGCCGGGTACGCCGTTCTGGCGGAGGATAGTGATCACCGCGTGGCGATCGAATCCGTTTTACGGGAGATCCGACTACATAAGACCGCCGGGGTTGAGCGGTTCAATATTCGGGTTCACGTGCTACGTTCTTTAACGGCCCCCGTGATTGGAATTCACGAAAAGGAATTTGCTTTTCATGTTCGCGGAGCGGACGATTTCTTTGATATTTATGTGCATGAAAAAACCCTGGACGGGTGGAAGGCTTCAGAAAAGGGAGAAGACTATTACCGTTCCGCCCTCATGGTCCTGTTTTACCATGAGTGGGCGGAGAGTTTTGGGGTGTCCCACGCCGAACTGGAGCGCATGGGTTTAACGATTGAGGGATTGAACTTGATGTTCGCGTCGGGGGACAGCCCGGACGATATTCGAGTGGAAATCATGCAACGCGGGATGTTGTCGATGGGAATGGTGGAGCCGGATGGACGGGTTTTGGATGTCCGATCCAGGGCCCAGGCCGCGTTGGCCCTGGAGGCGATGGTCCCCAAGGATCTTCCCCGCGACGTTCAGGGCTATGTGGGGACCTGGCAGATTTCGGAGGATCTTGGTCTTGTCTCAAAACAAAACTTGGAGGCCCTTCGGAACTCTCTCCCGGGGCAAGGGAAAGATACCTACGCACGGTTCCAAAGTGGAAAGCCAACGCCGGAGATCGATACGATGTTGGACGGGTTCCACAGCAATGATGTCGACTCTTTGGAAAGCGGTGTTCGGCTGGAGGCGGAACGGCTTGATCAAAAAGAACAGAAATTGGTGGATGAACTGGCGCGGGATATTTTGGCCCGAGTGAAAGGTGTTTTGAGCGCAGAGGGCGGGCGGACTATGGCCAGGGCCGAACCGTCGTATTTCCAGATTAAAAAGGAATTGGCGTTAATTCACGCGCTGGGGGGGAGCCTCTTCCTGTCCTTCTCCCGCCGGGACCCGTCGAGCCGATCCGTTCCCCCGGGACTTCTCCGGCTCTACCAGGAACGGGACCTGGCGTGGTTGGACCAACTTCCTTTCATGAACGCGCCATTCGGTTCCTTGGATCGGGAAGCCATCCTGTCGTCAACCCGGCGGACCGCCGAAGGGTATCGGGAAATCGCCGAAACTCGGCACGGGTTGGTGGGGGCCTTCGCCGCCTTGGACGAATCCTTGCTGGACGAATCCACCACCCCGGTCTTCCGGATATCCCAGGACCTTCTGGAGGGCCAGGCTCCCCTGACTGGCCCCCAACGCACGGCCCTGCGGGAGCTGACCGCCTTGGCGCGCCGGGCGGCGGTGGATCCCACCGTGGCGGGGCGGGTCGCGTTCCTGGTGGATAAAGGAGAAGGAGAGGCCCTTTCGTCTATGGAAATGTTGGGCCGGTTGGAAACCCGGTTGGGGATCGCCAGGGGAGCCTTGGGCGTCCTGGGGGCCGGCCGGGTGCTGAGCAACGAAAACCTTTTTGAAGAAAGTGTGGAGAATGGACGGACGGTCCGAACGTATTTAGCCAAAAAACTTTTCGTCCTGCTGGAAGCGAACGGCGTCCCATCCAAACGCGTGGACATCTATTCCGTCCCGCCAACGGATACGCTGGCCGAGGTATGGGATATCTCCGGTTTGAATGGAACCGCGGGCTTGGTTCTGCGGCTCATCGAACTGTGGGCCGGCGACGTGGCCATCCGGGTTTCCTCGGAATACGGCGTGGATTTTGAGAAACGAATGAGGGCGGTTAAATCTTCCGCCTAGTTGGGGTTCATCCCGGAAAGGAGATCCTTTTCATTCCCGTTGTGTGAATTACCAACTTTGCTCTGGTCGTTCGTTTGCGTATAGTATAAAAGTGAAGGGCGTCCCCTAAAATTGGTGGAGTTAAACGAGGACGATTTTGCCGAAGTTTTTTCGTTCTTCCATTCGGGTGTGGGCTTGGGCGGCGTCTTTGAGGGGGTAGACGGAATCGAGGACCGGGTTCAGGCGGCCGGCTTGGACATGGGCGAGGACCTCTTTCAGGCCTTCCTTTTTTCCCATGCGGGAGCCGTGGATGGCGATGTTGCGGCCGAAGAGGGATCGTAGATCAAACTGAATTTGTCTTCCGCTGGTGGCTCCGCAGGTCAGGAGCTTGCCTCCTTTAGCGATGGAGTTTAGACTTTTTTCGAAGGTGTCTTGGCCGATGTGTTCGACCACCAGGTCCACGCCGCGTTTGTCGGTTAATCGCATCACTTCCTGCTGAAAATCCGTTGCCCGGTAATTCACCACGTCATCTGCCCCGAGGGCCTTCGCCCTCTTTCCTTTCTCCGGATGGCCTACCGTTGTAATGACGTGGGCCCCCTTTAGCTTTGCGATTTGGATGGCGGCGATGCCGAGGCCGCTTCCCCCGGCATGGATGAGAACGGTTTGGCCTGGTTGGATATTTCCGTTCGTGACCAGCATGTGCCAGGCGGTGAGAAAAACCAGGGGGACGGAGGCCGCTTCTTCAAAACTGAGCGGGTCGGGAAAGGGCAGTAGGTTGGCGGCGGGGACCTTTACCCGTTCGGCGTAGCCGCCGTTGGACTGTTGGCCCAGGATGTCGTAACGGTCGCACAGGTGATCGTCGCCGGAAAGGCACTGGGGACAGGTTCCGCAGGAAATTCCAGGGGCCACCAAGACCTTTTGGCCAGGACTCCAGCCGGTGACGTTGGGGCCCACCGAGTCGATGATTCCCGACACGTCGGCGCCGAGGATGTGGGGAAGGGGCACGGAAATCCCGGGGATCCCCATGCGGATCCAAATGTCCAAATGGTTGAGGGCGCAGGCTTTGACCTGGACCAAAACCTCGTTGGGGCCCGGCTGGGGGGCGGGGACTTCCCCGAACGTTAGGACGTCGGGGCCGCCGTGTTGGTTGAAGAAGACGGCTTTCAATCGACCCTGGTCGCCCGATAAATCGGGCAACTACGCTGGACCGGCCAAAAGGGCATTTATGCGATGAGATTCAGGGTTTCTTCCAAGGTGCGGTGGACGCCGGTGAAGATCGGGGTGTCCCGCACGGTGAAGCGGCTCCCTTGGGTTTCCCTTAAGGCCATGACCAAATCCAGGAAGTCGGAGGGGTAATCGGATTCGAAGGCGACGACGAAATCTTGGTCGTCTAAGCCGAACGAATAGGTGGTGTTCAATTTGACGGAGGGGAACTTGTTTCCCACCACGATGTGTTCGTCCATCATTTTTTGGCGTTCCGACATGGGGAGAAGATACCACTCCCGCGTCTTCACGAAAGGATAGACGAAGAGATATTTGTATTTTCCGGGTTGGATTTTGGTGCGTTGGTTTTCGTGTTCGGGGTTGAGTTTGTCCACGTAGGTTGACCGTTTGGATTGGGCCAGGAAGGCGTGGGGGGTGGTGAGATAACCCCCCAAGCGGGTGCGGTGGAGCGCGGCGGACATGTCTTCGAAATCTTCCAGGCGGTAGCTGATGCGCCAGAGGAAGAAGTCGGTTTCCGCTCGGAACCCAAACGTGGAGTAGGCCAGGGTAATGACGGAGGAGGAAAACGCTTTCAGGGCGTCCAAGGCTTCTTTTTTGCCGGCGGCCCGTTCGGCTTCCGGCAGACGGCGCCAGGCGGGGTCCAGTTTGTAAAAGGCGAAGTTGACGAACTGCCGGGCGGCCGGGGGAGCGGCGGGGTTGGCCGGGTGTCCGGCGGGATGGGTGGCGGGAGCGTTCATGAGTCCTCCAACGGTGTTGTCGACGTAAAAATGACTTGACTTTCGTCATTCATATGCTAACATATTGACAGCACACAGGTGTGCGAAGAAGTGACAACGACGTCCTACCGGGCCCAGGCCCTGTGGGACTTTTTATTTTCGGTCGAAAAGGGAGAACTCGACCAATTTTTTCAGCTTTGGCGGGGGTCACCCGCCGGGGCCGGGCCGCCCCACCGGGGCGAATCCAACGGACGAAGGCGTCTCGTGCGCACGCGCGCATGAGGCGCCTTTTTGTTTTTCAGGACAAAGGAGAATTTTATGAAACCTTTCACTGCCCCTCTTAACCGCCCTTCCCCGGGAGTTCGATTTCTCGCCGTTCTCACGGCCGGGTCTCTCCTTTTTACGGTGTTGGGGTCCGCCCCGGCGGAGGCTTCTTTTTGGGAGGAACGCGCCGCTTCTTCCGCGCGTCGTCAAAACCAGGCCAACGAGAGCCCCATCCTTTTGGCCCAAGGGGTTCTGTCCCAATGGCCCATGGCGGGCCAGGCGGTCCGGGGGTTTATCCCTTTGGGCGGCGTTTCTTCCCCGTCCCCATCGGATCCCTTTTGGGCCCGAGCGTTGGTGACGCCTTTTGCCGATGTTCGCACCGTTCGAGGGGGAGGGACCGGCGATCTTCGAGTCGTTTTGGTCATGGACGCCCACGACGTGTATTCCGCCCAGCAGAACATGGCGCGGGTTTTGGAACGGTTGGGAACCCAGGGGAAAATTCTAGTGGGCGTGGAAGGAACGGCCGGTGCTTTTGATTTGGAACGACACCGAACCCTTCTTCCCGACCCGGATCAAAAGATATTAGTGGAGCATTTGTTGAAGAAGGGGTTCCTCAATGGGGCCGAGGCCTATGGTTTGACGTCGGCCCGCACGCCGGACCTGTGGGGTGTGGAGGATCCCGCCCTTTACGCCGCCAACATTCAGGCCTACCGAGGCACGTTGCCCCTGGAAGAGGAAACCCGAACGGCGTTGGAAACATTAAAGCGGGAAACGCGGGCCCGCGCCGAAATTGTGTTTTCAAAATCCTTGCGTGAACTGGACAGTGAAGTGGAGGCCATGCACGGAGACCGGGGCGACCTGGCTCGTTATGCCCGGGTGGTGACGCGAGGGGTCGGGAGCGGGGCGGGTCCTGAAACGTCCCGTTTCTTGGCCGCGAAAGAGAAAGAGGGGAAGCTTTCGTTTCCAGCCGTGGAACAGGCGCGAGCCGCCTTCATTGAACGGGTTTCGCCGCGCCTGTCGCCCGATGAAATGAATGCGCTCATTGAGAAAACCACGGCGTTTCGCGCCGGGGCGGTCTCGGCCAAAGACTATTATCGGTCTCTGGAATCCCTGGCTCTCTCCAAGGGGGTTCCGCTCGCGGCTTATCCGGCTTTCAAAGACTATGTGGGTTACGTTTCTTTGGCGGATGGGATTGTTCCGGAGCGGTTGTTTGAAGAACTGGAGAGCTTGGAGGCTCAGGCGTACGATCGGTTGGCGGTGGGCGAATCGCGGGTTCTGGCGGATTGGAACAAAGATCTGCGATTGGCTGATCGCGCCCTCCAGCATGCGCTGACTCCGCGGGAGTGGGCCCGGTTCCAGGAACGTCGCCCGGAACTATCGCGGCTGGAGGAAAGGGCGAGGGCGCTCCATCTTTCCGCTTTGCCCGCGCGTAAGCTTCAATCCAACCTTCCTCGGTTCGCGTTGTTTTTTGAATCGGCGGAAGCGCGAAATGAGAGTTTGCTTCAAAACGCGATGGCGGAGGCCCGTCGGCGCGGGGCCGCCACCGCCGTTTTGATCTCGGGCGGGTTTCACACGGGAGCGTTGGAAAAACGCTTGACGGCCGCCGGTGTTCCCCACGCGGTTCTTTCTCCCCGAATGGCGGACGTGCCGGATTCCGCGACGGGCTATCTCCAAGCGTTTGCGTCGACCCGGACGCCGCTGGAAAGGTTGCTCCTGGGCGATCGGCTTTTTATGAATCCCCCGTCGGCCACGGCGGTGGCCGGGCAACAGGAAGGGGATCCCTTTCACGAGGAACAGGTGGCGCTCAACCGCGCCACGCTCAGCTACGGCGCGGTTTTGGCCGGACAACGGGGACGGTTAGCGGGTTTTGTGGAACTTTGGAATCAGCGGCTCGGGGCTAAGAGCCGAGCCGCGTTTCAGTCCGTTAAAAAAGGGTTCGTAGAGATCATCACGTTCCGTTTTGCCGGCGCTGGACAGGACCTTCTTCTGGCCATCCCGGGGTCGGCTTCCGGGGCGGTTCGGGAAGGCGAAACGTTGCAAAAGGCGGTCAAGGAACGAGGCGGCCGGGTGGTGGAGACGGACCAGGTGGGCGATGTCCCCTACGTGCTGGGGGGGAGACTCATCACCCGAGTTCTTCCGGAAGTCGTGAGCGGCGCGGCGTTCCTCGGGTGGCTGGGAGCCAGCGCCCTGTCGCCGCCCCTTTGGCTGGCGAGCCTGGCGACCTCGGTCGTTTTTGGCGGCATCGCCTGGCGGGCGCTTGTGATGGCGTCGGTGTATTGGCACGGGTTGGGCCACGCGGCGGTTGTTCAAGCGTTCGGCGGTCAACCCGTGCGGACGAGCCTTGCCGAATACGGCCAACGTTTGCCCTGGACGCACCTGGTGCCCTTCTCCACCTTTTTCCTGCCCGGCGTCACGGCCCCGGGAAAGGCGCCGAAGTTCGACGAGGTGAACCTGACGGGCGCGCGGCGGCGGATCGCCGCCCTTGCGGGGCCTGCCATGAATCTTCTTGCCGTGGGCCTGCTGGCCCCCTTGGCCGCCCTTACCGGCCCTTGGGGAGTGGCGCATTTGGCTCTCGGAGCGGCCGCCGGGGTCCATCTTTGGACGGCGCTGACCTCCGTCTCGGACATCCGCACGGCGATCACGGGGCTCGGGCGTGCGTTTTACTGCGGCGTGATCGGCGTCGTTTACGGCGGTCCCAACGCCAAAGCGGAAATGATGCCGACGGGTGTTCAGCATCTGATGGATGAGTCGGTGCTTCGCACCCTCCATCGGGGGGGCCAATCCGGAGGTTTCGCGGTCGTCGGCGTGAGGGAAAACGGCCACGCCGAGTTCACCTTTTTCGTCGAGAAAAGGGCCAAGGAAGGAAATCGACGCGCCCGGTTAGGGGAATTGATGCGCGACGCCACGTCCCAACTGGCCCGGCGGGCGGGGAAAGCGGGGTTCGGGGGCCTGCGGCGTCTTTTGGTGGTGGGACACACGCGTTACGGAACCAACTTTGCTCAACCCGTCGCGTTGAACGCGCACCCTCATTTGGGGACGAACGACACCGATACGATTATTTACATCGGCGAAAAAAAACGTGAGGACAACTACGAGCGCCCCTGGGACCGGCCCCGTGGCGTGTCCGCCGTGAAGTCCATCCCCATGACTCGGGGCGTGGCGATCGCCCACAACGGGGACGACAACGCCACGGTCCTTTACCACTACGGCGAAAAGGACGTGGTGCTGACAAATGATGAAGACGCCTTGTTAAATGAACGCATGACCGGGTTCGAAAACCCGGCGAAAGGAGATTCCCCCCAGATCGCCACCCGTATGGAGCATTGGATCACCCAGGGATCCGTGGCGGCCTCGCTTCGACTGACGCTCCTGATGGTGGCCATGGAATCCTTGCGCGGACAGGCCACGCCCTTCGAGACGATCCTGGGTCGGGCGCCCACGCCGGCCTTGATGGAAACCCTTCTTCAGTCCCAGGCCCTTCAGACGTTTCCGGACGTTGTGAAGGCCCTGCACCGCGAGCATCCGGAGGCGGGGTTGGACGAATTGTTCCAGTCCGCCGGAGCCCAGATGGGGTCCCCGGAGGATGTTTGGGATTTGGAAGCCGCGATTCCTTTCGCGGAGGGGTCTGACATCGAAAAACAGCGGATGGCCCTGGCCGGTCAAGCCCAGGCCATTTTGCAGTCCTCCCCGTGGTTTATGGAGCTGTCCGATAGCGAACAGCGTCGGTTGGCGGCGCTGTTTTCGGAACTTTTCCTTAAATTTTTCTTCACGGGAGATTTTCGCCGGGCCGGTGTTCACTTGCTTCGCCGGGCGGATTCCACCTCGACCTTCGGAGTGATGGCGGGAACCCTTATGGAGGCGGAGGGGGCCCTGTGGTTGCGCCAAAACCAACCTTTTTATTTGTGGGTATCGGAGGACGGCAAGAGCGTGGCGGGGAGCAGTGAAGCCAAGGCTTTTCTTGGGGCCAAAAGCGGGGAAAGCCCGTTTCGTTACCGGTTGACGTTGCGCAACGGCGAGGTCGCCACTCTGCGCGGGTCGCGGTTGGTCATTGACCATGTGGACCATGGGCGCGTGGCGGAGTTTGATTTGTCCGAGATGGAGAAAGTGATCGCCCAGCCCCGCTGGTTGGATTTGGAGACCAGCCCTTATGTGTCTCCCTCTGATTCGCTGAAGGTCGCCCCGGAACACCGGGTGCGGGAAGATCTCGAAATGATTCCTTGGGTGAACCAAAAAATCAAAGAAGATTTCGCCGACCCGAAATCCAATAACAGTTTGTCGGGGCGGGCGTTCGTCGACTTGTTGATCCAGCGGTTGGCGAAGCGTCGGGCGGGTCAAAAGGGCGGCGAACTTGATCTGGTGATCGTCGGAACGGAAAAGAGTTACGATGCGGCGGTTCTCCATGCGAAGGCTCTGGCGAAAATAGCCAGTTTGGCAGGGAAACCCCTCAACATTCAGGTTGTTTACGGCGCGGAATTTAAGGGCGAGGACCTGGAGGACCTTCGCGACAAGGGTTTTGGGCCTGATACCCTGGTTCTGGGATTGGCGAGTTCCGGCCAGACGGCGAACACCTTATACGCACTTGAAAGCCTGAACATGGCCTGGCGTGGGTTGCGGGAATCCTCGCCCGGCGAAAGCGTCGATGCGACGCCGCCCCATTTCCTAGTGTCGGCGGACATGGACAATCCCTATTCGGAAGAAGTTTTGGGGCAGGGGTTGGCGGCGGGGGATCCTTTTAAGGCTCGGAATTTTGTGACGTTTCCCACCCTGGATTCCTTTCACCCCGCCGAAGCGGCCACGGTGACCCACAAGGCCACGGAGCGGCTGTTAAAGGAAGTGTCGGTCCTCTTCGCGGAAACCCTGGCCCAGCGGAGCGGGCGGTGGAAAAGCGGGGGATTGCCGAAAACGGTTCCGGCGGCGGTCCGCCAAATGGTGGACAACGGGGACGAATTGGATCGGCGCATCACGGGATTGGACGCGGATGGCAATCCGCACCGGGTTCTGCGCCGAAGCGGGGAACGCAACGATATCCCCGATCAGATCGACGCCGTCGCCGGGCGGATGAGTCAGGCGTTCTTGGAGTCGCTCTGGGCCACCGCGTCCACGGCGCTTTTTGTTTCCCTCACCCTGCTTCTCCACGCCACGCCGGCGACTCTGCTCTTGGGCTGGTTTCCCAACCAGCTGTTCCTCTTTTCCGCGGGGCTTCCCGTTCTGGCCGCCGTCGTCGGCCTCGGCGTTTTGGGCGCCGCGGCCTGGAAGACCCGTCTGTGGCGCTGGCACCCGCTTCTCTATGTTCTCGGTGGAGTGGTGTTCGCCAGCGCGGGTCTGTTGTTGGGCGAATCGCTGGTGTTGGGCCTGGATTCCCTGGGTGCCCTGTTGGGAAAAGGGGCGTTGGGATCGCGCTGGGGATTTCTGCCTGTGCCGGTGGATGTGTCACCGGTTAATCTCGTTAACGCCGTGACCTATGTTTTTTTTTCTTTTTCGGGTTCACACTGGGCCTGCGCAAGCTTCAGGGCCGGCCCCTCTGGGACCGTTTGGGCGGGCGCATTCTG is a genomic window containing:
- a CDS encoding chlorite dismutase family protein, with product MNAPATHPAGHPANPAAPPAARQFVNFAFYKLDPAWRRLPEAERAAGKKEALDALKAFSSSVITLAYSTFGFRAETDFFLWRISYRLEDFEDMSAALHRTRLGGYLTTPHAFLAQSKRSTYVDKLNPEHENQRTKIQPGKYKYLFVYPFVKTREWYLLPMSERQKMMDEHIVVGNKFPSVKLNTTYSFGLDDQDFVVAFESDYPSDFLDLVMALRETQGSRFTVRDTPIFTGVHRTLEETLNLIA
- a CDS encoding zinc-binding dehydrogenase; protein product: MKAVFFNQHGGPDVLTFGEVPAPQPGPNEVLVQVKACALNHLDIWIRMGIPGISVPLPHILGADVSGIIDSVGPNVTGWSPGQKVLVAPGISCGTCPQCLSGDDHLCDRYDILGQQSNGGYAERVKVPAANLLPFPDPLSFEEAASVPLVFLTAWHMLVTNGNIQPGQTVLIHAGGSGLGIAAIQIAKLKGAHVITTVGHPEKGKRAKALGADDVVNYRATDFQQEVMRLTDKRGVDLVVEHIGQDTFEKSLNSIAKGGKLLTCGATSGRQIQFDLRSLFGRNIAIHGSRMGKKEGLKEVLAHVQAGRLNPVLDSVYPLKDAAQAHTRMEERKNFGKIVLV